The nucleotide window AAGAAGCGGTCCGTTTTTATGCCGAGTGTGCACTTGAAGCAGGTGTGGCTTTCATAAACAATATGCCTGTTTTTATCGCAAGCAATCCTGAATGGGCAAAAAAGTTTGAGGAAAAGAATATTCCAATTATTGGCGACGATGTCAAAGCCCAGCTTGGGGCTACTATCACGCACAGGATTCTTGCAGACCTTTTCGAAAAAAGAGGTGTAAAACTCGAGAGAACATATCAGTTAAATACCGGGGGAAATACGGATTTCCTTAATATGCTCAACAGGAACAGGCTTGCTTCCAAAAGGGAATCAAAGACCGAGGCTGTTCAGTCTGTGCTTTCCAGAAAGCTTGAGGACGATAATATTCACATTGGACCAAGCGATTACGTTCCCTGGCAGAAAGACAACAAGGTTTGCTTCCTGAGAATGGAAGGCAAGCTTTTTGGAGATGTACCTATGAACCTTGAACTCAGGCTTTCCGTAGAAGACTCTCCTAATTCCGGAGGTGTGGTAATCGATGCAATCCGATGCTGCAAGCTGGCTCTTGACCGTGGAATCGGAGGTGTATTGTATTCCCCGGCTTCCTACTTTATGAAACATCCCGCAATTCAGTATCCTGACGATGAAGCTTACAGGCGGACTGAAGAATTTATATCTGGAACCAGAGAACGTTAAAATTCTGTTAGAGGTTCCTGTAAAAAGGAATTCTAAAACCCCCGGAATACCGGGAGTTTTAAGTTTTTCTGTCCAGAGTTATCAAAGGAGTAATTATTAAAAGCTCTTCTAAGAATATTTCCCGATTTATTAGTTCGGTTTATCGAATCTCTTTAGCTCAGCGAATTTACTTAACTTAGCGAATTC belongs to Methanosarcina barkeri 3 and includes:
- a CDS encoding inositol-3-phosphate synthase, translated to MTKIKIAIAGIGNCASSLIQGIEYYKVDDKEPIGLMHREIGGYKPGDIKVVAAFDIDARKVGKDVSEAIFAPPNCTAVFCPDVPSTGVKVKMGRVLDGVSDHMKNYKESQTFVVSKEQEATKADIVNEIKNSGADMLLNYLPVGSEEAVRFYAECALEAGVAFINNMPVFIASNPEWAKKFEEKNIPIIGDDVKAQLGATITHRILADLFEKRGVKLERTYQLNTGGNTDFLNMLNRNRLASKRESKTEAVQSVLSRKLEDDNIHIGPSDYVPWQKDNKVCFLRMEGKLFGDVPMNLELRLSVEDSPNSGGVVIDAIRCCKLALDRGIGGVLYSPASYFMKHPAIQYPDDEAYRRTEEFISGTRER